In the genome of Streptomyces sp. Q6, the window TTGATCGGTCCGCTTGATCCGGTCGTCCAGCGCCAGGACTTCGGTGGCCAAGTCCGCGACGATCTGGGCTGCGATGTCCTCGCCGGGCAGCACGGTGTGCTGGGCTGCGGCAGCCTCCAGCGCCGTGGCGGCCACCGCATCGGAACTGCGTACGCTGCGGTTGGCCAGCCATGCGGACAGGCGCGTCCGGCCGCGGCGGCGGATGGCCTGCGGGGTCTGATAGCCGGTCAGCAGAACCAGTGCACCCTTGTGGCTGGAGTAGTCGAAGGCCCGCTCCAGCGCGGGGAAGACGCCGGTGAGGACGTCGCGCAGCCGATTGATCATCCGCACCCGGTCGGCAACCATGTCGGTGCGGTGCGCGGTCAGCAACGCGAGATCAGCAGCGAGCTGTGCAGGTACGAGGATCGTGGTGAAGTCGCGGCGCTGGCGGGCTGTTTCAGCGATGACATAGGCGTCACGGGCGTCGGTCTTGGCCTCGCCCCGATAGGCCCCAGCCATGCGGTTGACAGTGCGACCGGGCACATAGACGGCCTGCTGACCGTGGGCTGCGAGCAGTGCCAGCAGAAGTGCCGAGGTGGTGCCGGAGATGTCCACCGCCCAGTGGATCTCGTCCGCGAGATCGAGGATTT includes:
- a CDS encoding IS110 family transposase; the protein is MSRRVRLWAGIDAGKGHHWGSVVDETGATLWSKKIDNDESAILTAIGEILDLADEIHWAVDISGTTSALLLALLAAHGQQAVYVPGRTVNRMAGAYRGEAKTDARDAYVIAETARQRRDFTTILVPAQLAADLALLTAHRTDMVADRVRMINRLRDVLTGVFPALERAFDYSSHKGALVLLTGYQTPQAIRRRGRTRLSAWLANRSVRSSDAVAATALEAAAAQHTVLPGEDIAAQIVADLATEVLALDDRIKRTDQRIKAAFRTHPQAEIIESLPGMGPILGADFVVAAGDLASYADAGHLASAAGLVPVPRDSGRRTGNLHRPKRYSRRLRRVFYLSAQISIMRDGPNRDFYLKKRGEGCKHVQAVIALARRRASVLWALLRDHRVFTAAAPQLAQAA